A genomic stretch from Aedes albopictus strain Foshan chromosome 2, AalbF5, whole genome shotgun sequence includes:
- the LOC134286722 gene encoding uncharacterized protein LOC134286722 codes for MEENYARGEIESPPLADSSLYRSLVGSLLYIAIHARPDIAHATAVLGRKVNQPTEADWVAAKRVIRFLRGTLNKKLCFNGTSEELTGFADADWAGDCKTRKSTSGYVFMIGGAAVSWRSAKQSSVSLSSMESEYIALCDAVQEAIWLRRVLEDFGVKQNGPTTIFEDNQACLAFVRSERTTKRSKHIETKERFVQDICKKGLIKLEYLCSEDMTADALTKSLGTVKVINFAEKMGIV; via the coding sequence ATGGAAGAGAACTACGCTCGGGGCGAAATTGAAAGTCCACCGTTAGCAGATTCTTCTCTTTATCGAAGCCTTGTTGGGTCCCTCCTCTACATCGCCATTCATGCTAGACCGGATATAGCACATGCAACCGCGGTGCTCGGTCGCAAAGTCAATCAACCGACTGAAGCTGACTGGGTAGCTGCTAAGCGGGTTATTCGATTTTTGCGCGGTACTTTGAACAAGAAGCTATGTTTCAACGGAACGTCTGAAGAGCTGACGGGCTTCGCTGATGCGGACTGGGCGGGCGACTGCAAGACCAGAAAGTCGACGTCCGGTTATGTCTTCATGATAGGAGGAGCAGCCGTTTCGTGGAGAAGTGCCAAGCAAAGCTCTGTATCACTCTCATCTATGGAGTCCGAATACATCGCACTCTGCGATGCAGTTCAGGAGGCGATTTGGTTACGGCGCGTTCTAGAGGACTTCGGGGTGAAGCAGAATGGACCTACAACTATATTCGAGGACAATCAGGCCTGTCTTGCGTTCGTCAGGTCCGAGAGAACAACGAAACGGTCCAAGCACATTGAGACCAAGGAGAGGTTCGTCCAGGATATCTGCAAGAAAGGTCTGATCAAGCTGGAGTATCTGTGTTCTGAAGACATGACTGCTGACGCCCTCACCAAATCCCTCGGAACGGTGAAGGTTATCAACTTTGCAGAGAAGATGGGAATCGTCTGA
- the LOC109430962 gene encoding WW domain-containing oxidoreductase gives MPVPLPESDSEDELPPAWEERATNDGFVYYVNHQTKSTQWTHPRTGKMKRVSGELPLGWSKQVEEPTGKIIFVEDATQRKSYTDPRLAFAVEEAPQVVGELRQRFDAGTNALQVLHGRDLSGKIALITGANVGIGFETARSLALHGCEVIFACRNESATKEAIEKVLAEKEAAGRRCKFVKLDLASLRSVKEFARQVKAEYKRLDYLILNAGVFALPYSTTEDGFETTFQVSHLSHFYLANLLAGLLDHTSRVVVVSSESHRFSLLPNDLSESDLSPPANKYWSMTAYNNVKLLNVLFACELSKRWKTRGISVFAVHPGNMVSSQIARNWWFFRLLFTIVRPFTKSLQQAASTTIYCATAPELNGFTGLYFNNCYVCDPSGPSKSERMQQSLWTLSEKMVERSVNQEAL, from the coding sequence ATGCCGGTGCCCCTTCCAGAATCGGACTCGGAAGATGAATTGCCACCGGCCTGGGAAGAGCGAGCCACCAACGATGGGTTTGTTTACTACGTAAATCATCAAACCAAATCGACGCAGTGGACGCACCCCCGAACCGGTAAGATGAAGCGagtgtcgggagaacttccactggGCTGGAGCAAACAGGTTGAAGAACCGACGGGGAAGATTATCTTCGTTGAGGATGCCACGCAGAGGAAGTCCTACACGGATCCACGGCTGGCATTTGCAGTGGAAGAAGCCCCCCAGGTGGTGGGGGAATTGCGACAACGGTTCGACGCGGGTACGAATGCCCTTCAAGTGCTACACGGTAGGGATCTGAGTGGTAAAATTGCACTAATTACCGGGGCCAATGTCGGAATTGGGTTCGAAACGGCGCGATCGCTCGCTTTACATGGGTGTGAGGTGATTTTTGCCTGCCGCAATGAATCCGCTACGAAGGAAGCTATTGAAAAGGTATTAGCTGAGAAGGAAGCAGCTGGGCGGCGGTGCAAGTTCGTGAAGTTGGACCTAGCAAGTCTACGATCTGTCAAGGAGTTTGCTCGACAAGTGAAGGCCGAATACAAACGTTTGGACTATTTAATTTTGAATGCCGGGGTGTTTGCATTGCCCTACAGCACTACCGAAGATGGTTTCGAAACAACGTTCCAAGTGTCTCATTTGTCCCACTTTTATTTGGCCAATCTTCTTGCCGGTCTGTTGGATCACACTTCAAGAGTTGTTGTGGTGTCGTCTGAGTCACATCGCTTCAGCCTGCTACCGAACGATTTATCCGAAAGCGATCTTTCACCTCCGGCTAACAAATACTGGAGCATGACAGCATACAACAATGTGAAACTGTTAAACGTCCTATTCGCGTGTGAGCTGTCCAAACGATGGAAAACTCGAGGCATATCCGTATTCGCCGTCCATCCCGGCAATATGGTATCATCTCAGATTGCTCGAAACTGGTGGTTCTTTAGGCTGCTTTTCACGATTGTAAGACCTTTCACCAAATCACTCCAGCAAGCAGCCAGTACCACTATTTATTGCGCCACGGCCCCGGAATTGAATGGCTTCACTGGGCTGTACTTCAACAATTGCTACGTCTGTGATCCCAGCGGCCCATCCAAGAGCGAACGCATGCAGCAAAGTCTTTGGACGCTGAGCGAGAAGATGGTCGAGCGATCCGTTAACCAGGAGGCTCTGTGA
- the LOC109431614 gene encoding iduronate 2-sulfatase, protein MENLKTSIVLLLLLVSVPFRSTQIIKRPNVLLLVLDDFRPAIRSFGDAKAITPNIDRLVNNGYYFTNAFAQQSICAPSRNSFLTGRRPDTTKLYDFYSYWRESAGNFTTLPQYFKQNGYLTKSIGKIFHPGISSNFTDDYPLSWSEEPYHPSTAEYNNKPTCIDMKTGNMTNNLLCPVVLQLQPEGTLPDIQSTEEATNFLKSHRNSSLPYFLAVGYYKPHIPFKIPTQYLQLHENTDFKTLDLDYPPHGLPTVAWNSYLDIRSRDDMMALNISYPFGPIPDLVKLKIRQHYYAAVSYVDAMIGELLKNVNFEDTIIVLTSDHGWALGEHAEWSKFSNYDVALNVPLIIYSPQVKPKSENKIATVVELLDLFPTLVDLAGLPPISTCKNNRRVEETCVEGKSLQPLIFGDPCDSLLEEAFSQYPRPGTYPSIHPNSDKPKLYQIEIMGYSLRTKQFRYTAWIGFDPNTFKRNWSKIYGEELYDHTIDPKENMNLVDRPQLVTIVEWLRLRLQEMFC, encoded by the exons ATGGAAAACCTCAAAACAAGCATAGTTCTGTTGTTATTACTGGTGAGCGTACCATTTAGATCTACGCAAATTATAAAAAGACCAAATGTATTACTTCTGGTTTTGGATGATTTTCGCCCGGCTATAAGGTCGTTTGGGGATGCCAAAGCGATAACACCAAACATTGATCGATTAGTTAACAATGGATATTACTTTACTAATGCGTTCGCACAG CAATCGATTTGTGCACCAAGTAGAAATTCGTTTCTCACCGGTCGTAGACCAGATACAACAAAGTTGTACGATTTCTACAGTTATTGGAGAGAATCAGCTGGGAACTTCACAACACTACCTCAATACTTTAAACAAAACGGCTACCTTACTAAATCAATTGGAAAGatatttcatccaggaatatcgTCAAATTTTACAGATGATTATCCTTTAAGTTGGAGTGAAGAACCTTATCATCCTTCTACAGCAGAATACAACAATAAGCCAACATGCATTGATATGAAAACAGGAAACATGACCAATAATTTACTGTGTCCTGTTGTGCTGCAACTGCAACCGGAAGGAACACTTCCTGACATTCAGAGTACCGAAGAAGctacaaacttcttgaaatcccatCGAAACTCCAGTTTGCCATATTTTCTGGCTGTAGGGTATTACAAACCTCATATTCCTTTCAAAATACCGACGCAATATCTACAGCTACACGAGAACACCGATTTCAAGACTCTCGACTTGGATTATCCACCACATGGATTACCAACCGTAGCTTGGAATTCCTACTTAGACATAAGAAGCCGAGATGACATGATGGCATTGAATATAAGCTATCCGTTCGGACCAATTCCAGATTTGGTAAAATTAAAAATACGACAACACTATTACGCAGCTGTTAGCTATGTCGATGCCATGATTGGAGAGCTGTTGAAAAATGTTAACTTCGAAGACACCATAATCGTACTAACGTCCGATCACGGATGGGCACTAGGTGAACATGCCGAGTGGTCAAAGTTCAGTAACTACGATGTTGCGCTTAATGTGCCTCTCATCATCTACAGTCCTCAAGTGAAACCCAAGTCAGAGAATAAAATAGCAACGGTTGTTGAGCTGTTGGACCTCTTTCCAACTTTAGTGGACTTGGCCGGTCTACCACCAATTTCAACATGCAAAAACAATAGGAGAGTGGAGGAAACGTGCGTAGAAGGAAAATCATTGCAACCACTAATTTTCGGCGATCCGTGCGATAGTCTACTGGAAGAAGCTTTCAGCCAATATCCCAGACCAGGAACGTACCCGTCTATTCATCCAAACAGTGATAAACCTAAACTCTACCAAATAGAGATTATGGGCTACAGTTTGCGCACGAAGCAATTTCGATATACGGCGTGGATTGGATTTGACCCAAACACTTTCAAACGGA ATTGGAGCAAAATCTACGGTGAAGAATTATATGATCATACGATTGATCCCAAGGAGAATATGAATCTAGTCGACCGACCGCAATTAGTGACCATAGTTGAATGGCTGAGATTACGACTGCAAGAGATGTTCTGTTGA